From one Halosimplex rubrum genomic stretch:
- a CDS encoding ABC transporter ATP-binding protein, with protein MSDEISLDEKIRALVQVARFRPLFTTGIIGLSVFAALLEGIGLSFLYPIIQLARGGAGEADGQYLELFVTVYEATGVPFTLESVVVGVAVVMTVRYTSSFLVDWLKAALRTNYVRHLQVESFDHALDAEVAYFDEEGSDDILNAIVTQASYAGRTIDRVVKLVEQGFLTVMYGLVALVMAPGLTVASVAILGAFVFVSRTVLESGYSVGDRVAEANETVQMAAQAGTQGIRDVKLFGLKTELFDQFQDATGQRVTAKVKLRRNEAILDNFYQLATAIVVFLLIYVALRISNLSLASLSVFLFAMFRLAPRASTLNNYLYQLESDLPHLVRTQEFIDELATRAEPSTGVEAVPDRIDRVAFEDVSFSYDGDELTVRDLSFAVDRDEFVAFVGPSGAGKSTIVSLLARLYEPDEGAITADGIPIDSFDLREWRENVAVVRQQPFVFNDTLRYNVTLGNRDASRTEVERACEIAQVTEFLEELPNGYDTVLGDDGVRLSGGQRQRIAIARALLKDADLLVLDEATSDLDTALEERVHDGIESMDRDCLMFVVAHRLSTVRDADRIYAMDDSEIVETGSHAELIEEDGTYADLYQRQLQQH; from the coding sequence ATGAGCGACGAGATATCCCTCGACGAAAAAATCCGGGCGCTTGTCCAGGTTGCACGGTTCCGGCCGCTGTTCACCACCGGGATCATCGGGCTGAGCGTATTCGCTGCGTTGTTGGAGGGGATCGGACTGAGTTTCCTCTATCCGATCATTCAGCTGGCTCGTGGCGGGGCCGGTGAGGCGGACGGCCAGTATCTGGAACTGTTCGTCACCGTCTACGAGGCGACAGGCGTCCCGTTCACGCTGGAGTCTGTGGTCGTCGGCGTCGCGGTCGTGATGACAGTACGGTACACGTCGAGCTTCCTCGTCGACTGGCTCAAGGCCGCGTTGCGGACGAACTACGTTCGACACCTACAGGTCGAGTCGTTTGACCATGCGTTGGACGCTGAAGTAGCGTACTTTGACGAAGAGGGGTCAGACGATATCTTGAACGCGATCGTGACGCAGGCAAGCTATGCAGGCCGGACGATCGATCGCGTGGTCAAGCTCGTTGAGCAGGGGTTCCTGACGGTGATGTATGGCCTTGTTGCGCTGGTAATGGCGCCGGGCTTGACTGTCGCATCGGTCGCCATCCTCGGTGCATTCGTTTTCGTCTCGCGAACGGTTCTTGAGTCCGGATACTCGGTCGGTGACCGCGTTGCGGAAGCCAACGAGACCGTTCAGATGGCTGCCCAGGCTGGCACGCAGGGGATCCGGGATGTCAAGCTGTTCGGCCTGAAGACCGAGTTGTTCGACCAGTTCCAGGACGCGACGGGTCAGCGCGTGACCGCCAAAGTGAAACTCCGACGAAACGAGGCGATACTCGACAACTTCTATCAGCTCGCGACGGCGATCGTCGTCTTCCTCCTGATCTACGTCGCGCTCCGGATATCGAACCTCTCGCTGGCGAGCCTCAGTGTATTCTTGTTCGCGATGTTTCGGCTCGCGCCGCGTGCGAGCACGCTCAACAACTATTTGTACCAACTCGAAAGCGATCTCCCACATCTCGTCCGAACACAAGAGTTCATCGACGAACTCGCAACCCGTGCCGAACCGTCGACGGGAGTCGAAGCGGTTCCCGACCGGATCGACCGAGTTGCCTTCGAGGATGTCTCGTTCAGTTACGACGGTGACGAACTGACGGTTCGGGACTTATCATTCGCGGTGGACCGCGACGAGTTCGTCGCCTTTGTGGGACCCTCTGGTGCCGGGAAGTCGACGATCGTCTCGCTGTTGGCGCGACTGTACGAACCTGACGAGGGGGCGATCACCGCTGACGGAATCCCAATAGACTCGTTCGACCTCAGAGAGTGGCGTGAGAACGTCGCCGTGGTCCGGCAGCAGCCGTTCGTCTTCAACGATACGCTCCGATACAACGTGACTCTCGGCAATAGAGACGCATCCCGGACGGAGGTCGAACGAGCTTGCGAGATTGCGCAGGTAACCGAGTTTCTCGAGGAGTTGCCGAACGGATACGATACTGTCCTCGGTGACGACGGCGTTCGGCTGTCGGGTGGCCAGCGCCAGCGGATCGCCATCGCTCGCGCACTGCTGAAAGACGCGGACCTGCTCGTGTTGGACGAGGCGACGAGCGACCTCGATACCGCACTGGAGGAGCGTGTCCACGACGGTATCGAGTCGATGGATCGGGACTGCCTGATGTTCGTCGTCGCGCATCGGCTCTCGACAGTTCGGGATGCAGACCGAATCTACGCGATGGATGACAGCGAGATCGTTGAAACCGGTTCCCACGCAGAACTGATCGAGGAGGATGGGACGTACGCCGATCTCTATCAGCGGCAACTCCAACAGCACTAA
- a CDS encoding SDR family NAD(P)-dependent oxidoreductase, which produces MIDGRNVLLTGGAGSVGRILIPRLLDQGPEVLRIFDNNEPGLASLKAEFGDDRRCRFLSGDVREKDRLERAMEGIDVVIHTAAMKHVDVCEYNPFEAVKTNTLGLQNVVDTAIDATVQRVVFTSSDKAVNPANTMGTTKLLGERLITAGNKHRGRSDLRLASVRFGNVLNSSHSVVPLFERQIRDGGPVELTDRRMTRFFLTHDDLFELVTGALELTNGGEVFLAKMSAIRIEDLATAMVETAAPKYGQDPEDIEIDIVGKRPGETFHEEIMTPRERDRVIENENLYAIPPESGGYFSYEKIESFEPASDVVRSSEDAETLPKDEIVDLLKANGGLRA; this is translated from the coding sequence ATGATCGACGGTAGAAACGTGCTACTCACGGGCGGCGCCGGTTCCGTGGGGCGGATACTGATCCCTCGATTGCTCGACCAAGGCCCGGAGGTATTGAGAATCTTCGATAACAATGAACCGGGACTTGCGTCACTCAAGGCCGAGTTCGGTGACGACCGGAGATGCCGGTTCCTCTCGGGCGATGTCCGGGAGAAAGATCGTCTGGAACGGGCGATGGAAGGCATTGATGTCGTCATCCACACGGCGGCGATGAAACACGTCGATGTCTGTGAGTACAACCCCTTTGAGGCGGTCAAGACGAATACCCTGGGATTGCAGAACGTCGTTGACACCGCAATCGATGCGACTGTTCAGCGTGTTGTCTTCACTAGCAGCGACAAGGCGGTCAACCCTGCGAACACGATGGGGACGACGAAACTGCTCGGCGAGCGGTTGATCACGGCCGGGAACAAACACCGCGGTCGCTCCGATCTCCGACTCGCGTCGGTCCGATTCGGGAACGTCCTCAACTCCTCGCACTCGGTCGTGCCGCTGTTCGAACGCCAGATCCGCGACGGGGGGCCGGTGGAGTTAACGGACCGACGGATGACTCGATTTTTCCTGACACATGACGATCTCTTCGAACTGGTCACCGGTGCGCTCGAACTGACGAACGGCGGTGAGGTGTTCCTCGCGAAGATGTCCGCGATCCGTATCGAAGACCTCGCGACCGCCATGGTCGAGACTGCCGCTCCGAAGTACGGTCAGGATCCCGAGGACATTGAGATCGATATCGTCGGAAAGCGACCTGGAGAAACGTTCCACGAGGAGATCATGACTCCCAGAGAGAGAGACCGAGTCATCGAGAACGAGAACCTGTATGCGATCCCACCTGAGAGCGGGGGGTATTTCTCCTACGAGAAGATCGAATCGTTTGAGCCGGCAAGCGACGTGGTCAGATCCTCAGAGGACGCGGAGACGCTCCCGAAAGACGAGATCGTCGACCTGCTCAAAGCGAACGGAGGTCTCAGAGCATGA
- a CDS encoding dTDP-glucose 4,6-dehydratase, with product MSEVLVTGGAGFIGRWVVAEFLDRGYDVHVLDDLSNGSRRNIAAFESNDGFRLTEGSVRDSDIVSECFHDDLEACLHLAAEIDVQESLDDPESHYGANVAGTQNVLEYCRRWDTRLGLVGTCMVYDVASAVDDADGIDESHPVKPASPYAATKLAAENLAEGYYHGYDLPVVTLRPFNTYGPFQQTGMAGGVVSIFTDRDLRDEPLKIFGDGTQTRDLLYATDCARFAVEGTLHDDAVGEVINAGTGEDVSINELAELIASEGSDIEHIEHHHPQSEVQKLQCDPSKARDLLGWEPEVSLEDGVDRLRTWLRKNEADGENQ from the coding sequence ATGAGTGAGGTGCTCGTGACCGGTGGTGCAGGGTTTATCGGCCGCTGGGTCGTCGCCGAGTTCCTTGATCGTGGATACGATGTCCACGTGCTCGACGACCTCTCGAACGGGTCGCGGCGAAATATCGCCGCTTTTGAATCCAATGACGGATTTCGCCTGACTGAGGGGAGTGTTCGCGACTCTGATATCGTTTCGGAGTGTTTCCACGATGACCTTGAGGCTTGTCTCCATCTCGCCGCGGAGATTGATGTTCAGGAGAGTCTCGACGACCCTGAATCGCACTATGGGGCAAACGTCGCCGGCACGCAGAACGTACTGGAGTACTGCCGGCGATGGGATACGCGACTCGGCCTCGTCGGGACCTGTATGGTGTACGATGTTGCGAGTGCAGTCGACGACGCGGACGGGATCGACGAGTCCCACCCCGTCAAACCGGCGTCGCCGTACGCGGCGACGAAACTCGCTGCCGAGAACCTTGCCGAGGGGTACTATCACGGCTACGACCTCCCGGTGGTGACGCTCCGTCCGTTCAACACGTACGGTCCCTTCCAGCAGACAGGGATGGCCGGTGGTGTCGTCTCCATCTTCACCGACCGTGACCTGCGAGACGAACCGCTGAAAATCTTCGGCGATGGCACCCAAACACGTGACCTCTTGTATGCAACCGATTGCGCGCGGTTCGCCGTTGAGGGAACCCTCCACGACGACGCCGTCGGTGAAGTGATCAACGCTGGAACCGGCGAGGATGTCTCGATCAATGAACTCGCGGAATTGATCGCGAGTGAAGGGTCCGATATCGAACACATTGAACACCATCACCCGCAGAGTGAGGTACAGAAACTCCAGTGTGACCCGAGCAAGGCCCGCGACCTGCTCGGGTGGGAACCGGAAGTGAGTCTGGAGGACGGTGTCGACCGCTTACGGACGTGGCTACGCAAGAACGAGGCGGACGGAGAGAACCAGTGA
- a CDS encoding DegT/DnrJ/EryC1/StrS family aminotransferase produces MGKHVPARYGGDPIREEVLGYGGQSIGDGEKQRVLDVLNGDYITRGPTVDEFENRVADFLNVEHAVATTSGTTALHLAGEAAGFGPGDEVITTPLTFVSTAHTATYAGAEPVFADIDPHRRALDPDAVRKQITDDTAGLVPMHYAGHPADIEGLLEVADEHDLTVLWDACHGFGGTWRGEPLGSQRDLAAFSFHPVKNITTGEGGMVVTDDDEIAERARQLRSFDMDYDPPGHEDEPWYQIVEGVGYNYNVTDIQAALGLEQLDRLEEFKQRRDEIIARYDEAFAEISGIRTPPDPVESDPMYHLYAVEIRDGFGCDRSEFVNAMHDENIGVQVHYVPLHYHPLFQEEYGYERGDFSDAERVYEGLASLPLFPGMNDRDVSDVVHTVDRLYSYHS; encoded by the coding sequence ATGGGCAAACATGTACCAGCCCGTTACGGTGGCGATCCGATCCGAGAAGAGGTACTGGGCTACGGTGGACAAAGCATTGGTGACGGGGAGAAACAGCGGGTTCTAGATGTCCTAAACGGAGACTACATCACTCGTGGACCGACGGTCGATGAATTCGAGAACCGGGTCGCCGACTTTCTGAACGTCGAACACGCCGTCGCGACGACTTCCGGGACAACGGCGTTACACCTCGCAGGCGAAGCGGCCGGGTTCGGCCCTGGCGACGAGGTAATCACGACGCCGCTGACGTTCGTGTCGACAGCTCACACGGCGACGTATGCGGGCGCTGAACCTGTGTTCGCTGACATCGATCCTCACCGGCGAGCGTTGGACCCCGACGCAGTCCGCAAACAGATCACCGACGACACTGCGGGGCTAGTCCCGATGCACTACGCGGGCCACCCGGCCGATATCGAGGGACTGCTCGAAGTCGCCGATGAGCACGACCTTACGGTGCTGTGGGATGCTTGTCACGGGTTCGGCGGCACTTGGCGGGGCGAGCCGCTCGGATCCCAGCGGGATCTGGCAGCGTTCAGTTTCCATCCCGTAAAGAACATTACGACCGGTGAGGGTGGAATGGTCGTTACCGACGACGACGAGATCGCAGAGCGCGCACGGCAACTGCGCTCGTTCGATATGGACTATGACCCGCCAGGCCACGAGGACGAACCTTGGTACCAGATCGTTGAGGGCGTCGGTTACAACTACAACGTCACCGACATCCAGGCGGCACTTGGTCTGGAGCAACTTGATCGACTCGAGGAATTCAAACAGCGCCGGGACGAGATCATCGCTCGCTACGACGAGGCCTTTGCGGAGATTTCGGGGATACGGACTCCGCCCGACCCTGTAGAGTCGGACCCGATGTACCACCTCTACGCGGTTGAGATCCGAGACGGCTTCGGCTGTGACCGCAGTGAGTTCGTCAACGCGATGCACGACGAGAACATTGGAGTGCAGGTACACTACGTCCCGCTACACTACCATCCCCTGTTTCAAGAGGAGTACGGGTACGAGCGTGGTGACTTCTCCGATGCCGAGCGGGTCTACGAGGGGCTGGCGAGCCTCCCGCTGTTCCCCGGAATGAACGACAGAGACGTGTCCGATGTGGTCCACACGGTCGATCGCCTCTATTCATATCACTCGTGA
- a CDS encoding class I SAM-dependent methyltransferase, translated as MMDAERYDLIEDNEYGFFRLDPIPSDETLSEFYQSEYPELLENGELAADVSRLLRDDDEAKRERIWRRSTWYADHMDIIEREFPNCHRILDVGCGTGEFISFVMDQGYDAVGIEPSGRIGDTAREKGFDVHETTVEKYAESQNTNFDLITMFNVLEHVPNPIEVLEACRELLIDDGMLIVKVPNEFNPFQMAARAALNLGTWWVDPPTHIFYFNFDSLAKLLSDLGFEVQARFADFPMSQFLLMGHNYVENDEMGRDCHDQRVRFELAIDDDHRRMFYSSLASVGLGRNCTLFATAE; from the coding sequence ATGATGGACGCCGAACGGTACGATCTAATCGAAGACAACGAGTACGGATTTTTCCGACTCGATCCAATCCCGTCTGACGAAACACTCTCTGAGTTCTACCAAAGCGAGTATCCAGAACTCCTCGAGAACGGCGAACTCGCTGCGGATGTCTCGCGGTTGCTCCGAGACGATGACGAAGCGAAGCGTGAGCGAATCTGGCGACGTTCCACATGGTATGCCGATCACATGGACATCATCGAACGAGAGTTTCCAAATTGTCACCGGATACTTGACGTAGGATGTGGTACTGGCGAGTTCATATCTTTTGTAATGGATCAGGGGTACGACGCGGTCGGTATCGAGCCTTCAGGCCGAATCGGGGACACCGCCCGGGAGAAAGGGTTCGATGTCCACGAGACAACCGTAGAGAAGTATGCAGAGTCACAAAACACTAACTTTGACCTGATCACTATGTTTAATGTACTCGAACATGTTCCGAACCCGATCGAAGTACTCGAAGCGTGTCGGGAACTTCTTATAGACGATGGGATGCTCATCGTCAAAGTGCCGAATGAATTCAATCCGTTTCAGATGGCTGCCCGCGCGGCCCTCAACCTCGGCACTTGGTGGGTCGACCCACCGACGCACATCTTCTACTTTAATTTTGACTCGCTAGCTAAACTGCTATCGGATCTTGGCTTCGAGGTCCAGGCACGGTTTGCCGACTTCCCGATGTCTCAGTTCCTCCTAATGGGCCACAACTACGTCGAAAACGACGAAATGGGCCGCGATTGCCACGACCAACGGGTTCGATTTGAACTCGCCATTGATGATGACCACCGGCGAATGTTCTACAGCAGTTTGGCTAGTGTGGGCCTCGGGCGCAATTGTACACTGTTTGCGACTGCCGAATGA
- a CDS encoding ATP-grasp domain-containing protein, translating to MLTVLVTGAGGNIGASMIRGLCDWNRSVHIVGTDVSRYYCFLSQADATYRVPPASDEAYFDRLSEIVERESVDVIVPSNGWEVRALSQHSETVPAVTALPQGGAVAQFQDKWRLSQAFADKNVQTPKTILVEDPSDVKRAVDNIPTDYIWVRGIGIKDYPGRKMRDLSRIVDWIDYHDGWGSSTVSTYLPGDDLTWLGVYDDGTLVCSQGRKRLEYGESRSWGTGAPTVSRTIHREDVNELGKRSIETVDNAPHGVYFADFRADEDEVPHLTEVNPGRLGTTSSAFYLHMGLNLTALLVQIALEESYDAPPTFNALPAGFHYISKANCDPVVVTDEEIESEGFEP from the coding sequence ATGCTCACTGTTCTAGTGACCGGTGCTGGAGGCAATATTGGTGCGAGTATGATACGGGGACTTTGCGACTGGAACCGGTCAGTACATATTGTCGGAACAGACGTTAGCAGGTACTACTGCTTTCTTTCCCAGGCAGATGCTACATATCGCGTGCCACCGGCGTCTGACGAAGCGTATTTTGACCGCCTCTCCGAGATAGTTGAACGAGAATCCGTTGACGTAATAGTACCATCGAACGGGTGGGAAGTGAGAGCCCTCAGTCAGCACTCGGAGACCGTTCCTGCAGTGACAGCGCTCCCTCAGGGTGGTGCAGTCGCCCAATTTCAGGACAAGTGGAGGCTGTCACAGGCGTTCGCGGATAAGAACGTCCAGACGCCGAAGACAATTCTTGTCGAAGACCCATCAGATGTCAAGAGAGCTGTGGACAATATCCCGACGGACTATATATGGGTTCGCGGTATCGGTATCAAAGATTACCCTGGTCGAAAGATGCGCGACCTGAGTCGGATCGTCGATTGGATTGACTATCACGACGGGTGGGGGAGCAGTACGGTGTCGACATATCTGCCTGGCGACGATCTTACTTGGCTTGGTGTATACGACGACGGCACGCTCGTATGCAGTCAGGGACGCAAACGCCTTGAGTACGGTGAATCGCGATCGTGGGGAACTGGCGCACCGACCGTTTCGCGGACTATCCACCGAGAGGACGTGAACGAACTAGGGAAGCGGTCGATCGAGACAGTTGATAATGCCCCTCACGGCGTCTATTTCGCCGACTTCAGAGCAGACGAAGACGAGGTGCCTCACTTGACGGAAGTGAATCCTGGCCGTCTTGGAACGACTTCGTCCGCATTCTACCTGCACATGGGACTCAATCTGACCGCTTTACTTGTCCAAATCGCGCTGGAAGAAAGCTACGATGCACCGCCAACTTTCAATGCTCTTCCAGCGGGCTTCCACTATATCTCGAAGGCGAATTGCGATCCAGTCGTGGTAACCGACGAAGAGATTGAGTCCGAAGGGTTCGAGCCATGA
- a CDS encoding HAD family hydrolase, with amino-acid sequence MTLDLVIFDLDGTLVQLDFTGNGMQNVRTNLQSVFAEEGINREFSPLLVDLEDALETVSEVADENTAARIHQEAFQVVAEMECDAVSRQEVYNDAKTVLKRVATSDSTLAVATNNTRGAAEAAMDAAGFPEPDYLITVDDVNKPKPDSAMIDALLKQVDHSPTTLAIVGDRISDAESVRRSCVDTDITTHTVLVDRSGENPEDSEIVDHVVTSLTDALDILPIESSKTK; translated from the coding sequence ATGACGTTGGATCTGGTTATCTTCGATCTTGACGGAACACTTGTTCAACTTGACTTTACAGGCAACGGGATGCAAAACGTCCGAACGAATCTTCAGTCGGTATTCGCAGAGGAAGGCATTAATCGAGAGTTTAGTCCACTACTCGTAGATCTAGAGGATGCACTTGAAACCGTTTCGGAGGTCGCCGACGAGAACACAGCGGCCCGTATCCACCAAGAAGCTTTCCAAGTGGTGGCAGAAATGGAGTGCGACGCAGTCTCGAGACAAGAGGTATACAACGACGCAAAGACAGTCCTGAAACGGGTCGCCACCAGTGATTCGACGCTCGCCGTCGCGACAAACAATACCCGTGGGGCGGCGGAAGCGGCGATGGATGCAGCGGGATTTCCGGAGCCAGATTATCTAATCACGGTTGACGATGTGAATAAGCCCAAACCAGATTCCGCCATGATCGATGCGCTCTTAAAGCAGGTTGACCATTCACCAACAACCCTGGCCATCGTCGGAGACAGGATAAGTGACGCCGAGAGCGTCCGTCGATCATGTGTAGATACTGATATTACCACTCATACGGTACTCGTCGACCGGTCAGGTGAGAATCCTGAGGATTCGGAGATAGTAGATCACGTTGTTACGTCACTCACAGACGCGTTGGACATACTCCCGATTGAGTCGTCAAAAACGAAATAA
- a CDS encoding N-acetylneuraminate synthase family protein: protein MKIGNHRIGPDEDTFVIAEAGSNHNGDLETAKELIDVATEAGVDAVKFQVFEADSLYVEDSGTDESLDENQSIHDIISTLELPREWIPELKSHCERRDIVFLSTPFDERAIDVLDEYVPAYKIASSSITHLPFLECVAKTGKPILMSTGAHELPEIEAGIRTLREAGVSDLALFHCVSSYPTPIDQINVKAIDTLRESFSLPVGLSDHTMDPIIAPCAAVSRGATVVEKHFTLDREMEGPDHPFALEPDELADMVTAVRQTESALGDGEVGVQDIESHTYEVARRSIHATRDIIAGEQLTEENIAVLRSGMRDKGAPPSVYDDLLGKTVVEAIEKDAGITLDDVTDTAGGQGPS from the coding sequence ATGAAAATTGGGAACCACCGGATCGGTCCGGATGAGGATACATTCGTCATTGCCGAGGCGGGATCGAACCACAACGGCGACTTAGAGACAGCGAAGGAACTTATCGACGTGGCGACCGAGGCAGGAGTCGATGCGGTGAAGTTCCAAGTGTTCGAGGCAGACAGCCTTTATGTCGAAGATAGCGGCACCGACGAAAGTCTCGACGAGAACCAGTCAATTCATGATATAATCAGCACACTTGAACTGCCACGGGAGTGGATCCCTGAACTAAAGTCCCACTGTGAACGCCGAGACATCGTCTTCCTCTCAACCCCGTTCGACGAACGGGCTATCGATGTGCTTGACGAATACGTGCCTGCATATAAAATCGCATCTTCGAGTATCACTCACCTCCCGTTCCTTGAATGTGTCGCCAAAACTGGGAAGCCGATACTCATGTCCACCGGTGCTCACGAACTACCGGAGATAGAAGCAGGGATTCGAACCCTCCGAGAGGCAGGCGTTTCTGACCTTGCGTTGTTTCACTGCGTCTCATCTTATCCCACGCCGATCGACCAGATTAACGTCAAAGCTATCGACACTCTCCGCGAATCATTCTCTTTGCCAGTCGGCCTTTCCGACCACACGATGGACCCCATCATTGCCCCTTGCGCCGCGGTCAGCCGTGGAGCGACGGTTGTGGAGAAACACTTCACGCTCGACAGAGAGATGGAGGGCCCCGATCATCCTTTCGCCCTTGAACCGGACGAACTCGCCGACATGGTAACAGCGGTACGCCAGACCGAGAGCGCACTGGGTGACGGAGAAGTTGGGGTTCAGGATATTGAAAGCCATACCTACGAGGTAGCACGTCGCTCCATCCACGCAACGAGAGATATCATTGCGGGCGAACAGCTAACAGAGGAAAACATCGCTGTACTCCGTTCCGGAATGCGAGATAAAGGAGCGCCTCCGTCGGTCTACGACGATTTGCTCGGAAAAACGGTAGTAGAAGCAATCGAAAAAGACGCCGGCATTACGCTAGATGATGTTACCGACACTGCTGGTGGCCAGGGTCCCTCGTAG
- a CDS encoding cytidylyltransferase domain-containing protein — MNIVTIIQARMGSTRLPGKTMLPLDGKHVLERDIKRVSRADSISETIVATSGSTADDIIERYAGRAGATVFRGSESDVLGRMHKAATAASADVVVRITGDCPLISPRGIDAVVKRLRKTNNDYVTNTLEQTLPRGLDVEAFTYETFTEVENRATVNDEREHVTLHYRRNQNRFDLANVTDRETFDTEILHGRDDLRLTLDEADDYELLRRVYEGLEPDGHLDIEDAIAYIDQEDLGCLNQDIQQKHTED; from the coding sequence ATGAATATCGTCACCATAATTCAGGCCCGTATGGGTTCAACGAGACTTCCTGGCAAGACTATGCTGCCCTTAGACGGCAAACATGTCTTGGAGAGAGATATCAAACGCGTATCTCGAGCGGACTCTATTTCCGAGACTATCGTCGCAACCAGCGGCTCGACAGCCGATGATATTATTGAACGCTACGCTGGCCGGGCCGGTGCCACGGTGTTTCGAGGGTCCGAATCTGACGTGCTTGGACGGATGCACAAGGCCGCTACTGCGGCGTCAGCTGACGTAGTTGTTCGCATCACAGGTGATTGTCCCCTTATTTCGCCGAGAGGAATTGACGCTGTCGTCAAACGCCTTCGGAAAACAAATAATGATTACGTAACAAATACACTTGAGCAAACACTCCCACGCGGCCTTGATGTGGAGGCGTTCACGTACGAGACATTTACCGAGGTAGAGAATCGTGCAACGGTGAACGACGAACGAGAACACGTCACTCTCCACTATCGACGAAACCAGAACCGCTTTGATCTCGCCAATGTGACCGACAGAGAGACGTTCGATACTGAAATCCTCCATGGTCGTGACGATTTGCGCCTGACTCTAGATGAGGCAGACGATTACGAACTCCTCCGCCGAGTCTACGAGGGCTTGGAACCAGACGGGCATCTAGACATTGAAGACGCTATTGCCTATATCGATCAAGAGGACTTAGGGTGTCTCAACCAGGATATCCAGCAAAAACATACGGAGGACTAG
- the pseG gene encoding UDP-2,4-diacetamido-2,4,6-trideoxy-beta-L-altropyranose hydrolase has translation MTGTLLIRTDGSAEIGTGHVMRCLTLAQSWHRNGGSVKFVGANIPDGLRDRIDEYTEAVHVLDSPPGTQYDASRTTSLAVNHDAEWIVVDGPHFGEEFLAELITGPARVLLIDDMGKLDYYGTDIVLNQNLHADQEMYANRGTGTELLLGPEYVLLRDEFIEWLDWTPDAVKKPESLLVTLGGSDPNDATKTVVNALDQVSTDLETVVIVGVANESLPDLADKAANVRQEITLKSNVRNMSTQMARADLAVSSGGTTCWELAFMGVPTVVGTIAPIEEHLVSGLKDAELFNHVGDFASVSEAEVAAAVTKLVQETEYRVQMSTHGQEIIDGYGRQRTIEAMRDY, from the coding sequence ATGACTGGGACTCTCCTCATTCGTACTGATGGGAGCGCTGAAATAGGGACTGGCCATGTGATGCGTTGCTTGACACTAGCCCAGTCGTGGCATCGGAACGGTGGCAGCGTCAAATTTGTCGGAGCTAACATCCCCGATGGCCTCAGAGACCGGATTGACGAATACACCGAAGCAGTACACGTTCTTGATTCGCCCCCCGGTACACAATACGACGCATCTCGTACTACGTCTCTAGCGGTGAATCATGACGCCGAGTGGATTGTCGTGGATGGTCCGCACTTCGGTGAAGAATTCCTCGCGGAACTCATTACAGGCCCTGCCAGAGTACTACTAATCGACGATATGGGGAAACTCGATTATTACGGGACTGATATAGTACTCAACCAGAACCTCCACGCCGATCAAGAGATGTATGCGAACCGAGGCACGGGGACAGAACTACTGCTCGGTCCCGAATACGTCTTGCTCAGGGACGAATTTATCGAGTGGCTTGACTGGACTCCGGATGCCGTTAAAAAACCGGAGTCCTTGCTTGTTACACTCGGAGGGAGTGATCCCAACGACGCTACAAAAACAGTTGTCAATGCACTCGACCAGGTCAGTACTGACCTTGAGACGGTAGTGATTGTCGGTGTAGCGAACGAATCGCTGCCGGATTTAGCCGATAAGGCGGCAAACGTGAGACAAGAAATTACTTTAAAATCTAATGTGAGAAATATGTCAACACAGATGGCTCGGGCCGACTTAGCTGTCTCTTCGGGTGGAACTACCTGTTGGGAACTCGCTTTTATGGGAGTGCCGACGGTTGTGGGGACGATTGCGCCTATCGAAGAGCATCTTGTTTCCGGGCTGAAAGACGCTGAACTGTTCAATCATGTTGGTGACTTCGCTAGCGTCTCCGAAGCCGAAGTCGCAGCTGCAGTCACCAAATTAGTGCAAGAGACTGAGTATCGAGTACAGATGAGTACTCATGGACAGGAGATTATTGATGGCTATGGTCGGCAACGAACGATTGAGGCCATGCGTGACTACTAA